A genomic segment from Ovis aries strain OAR_USU_Benz2616 breed Rambouillet chromosome 26, ARS-UI_Ramb_v3.0, whole genome shotgun sequence encodes:
- the TCIM gene encoding transcriptional and immune response regulator, with translation MKAKPSHPAFSMSTSLRVSPSIHGYHFDTASRKKAVGNIFENIDQEALQRLFKNSGDKKAEERAKIIFAIDQDLEEKTRALMALKKRTKDKLFQFLKLRKYSIKVH, from the coding sequence ATGAAAGCCAAGCCAAGCCACCCAGCCTTCAGCATGTCCACCTCGCTGCGAGTCAGCCCGTCCATCCACGGCTACCACTTCGACACAGCTTCACGTAAGAAAGCTGTGGGCAACATCTTCGAAAACATAGACCAAGAAGCATTACAGAGGCTCTTCAAAAACTCCGGGGACAAGAAAGCGGAGGAGAGAGCTAAGATCATTTTTGCCATAGATCAAGACCTAGAGGAGAAGACGCGAGCCCTGATGGCTCTGAAGAAGAGAACGAAAGACAAGCTTTTCCAGTTTCTGAAACTGCGGAAATATTCCATCAAAGTTCACTGA